Part of the Pseudobdellovibrionaceae bacterium genome is shown below.
CGTCGTTCAGCCCCGACGGCACCAAAGTCTTGTTTACAAGCAACAGAACTGGCCTCATGCAGCTCTATAGCATGCCTTTCCGTGCCCCCGCTTGCGCTAACTAATTGATTTCGTTACCCTGAAATCAAAGTGCTGTGCGAGGACCTATGAATTTTAAAATACTAGTGGCTGCAATCGTGTTTCATGTTGGTTTGAATTCTTATGCGGCCCCATTGCCAGCCACATCGAGTTCCGAATTCATTCGTCAACAACTGGGCGTATTTCGATCGGACGCTGGATTTACCATCAATTCTGGAGACAGTGATTGGGTGCAAGAATTAGAGGCCATCAGAAACCCATTTGTCGTCACATCTTACCGTGCTCCCTCTACCTATGACGGCGTACAAGCGGCCCTCACCGTTCGGGTGGATAAAATGAGCCAATCCACCACATTAAAGTCATACGTCACGCGCTGGATGCGCGATTTCCCTCGCCTGGGGTTTAAAGTGATGCAGGCTAAGCCCATAAAAGTGAGCGGACAGCTGGGCTTCGTCATTGATCTGAAAAATCAATCGGCCATGAAGCAACTCCGTCAGGTGTTATTTCTAAAAGACAAAACAGCTGTGATTATGACCTGCCGAGACCACGAGGATCACTTCCAGTCCACCTTAAAAGACTGCAACGAAATCATTAAAAATTTCCGCTGGCTCTAAGGTACCCGGCCGATTAATTACGAAAATATTTTTTTGATAAATCCGGTGATCTTTTGGCCCAGGTTACCGTTACTTTTGGCCGCTGTGGCGGCTTTGGTTTTTGGTGTCGTGGCTTGATCTTTCGGTTTTCGTTGGGATCCGTTCGGACCGGTGGGCCTTTGGTTCGGCCGTCGTTGCGAGCGTCGCTTTTTGCTCAACTCGCCTCGTCGTCCCTCTTGACCTTGGGCATTTTTATGTCGACCCGTTCGTCGGTCACGATGCGTGCCCGAACCTTGCGTTTGCTGCTGTTCACCGGCCTCCTCATTGTTTCGACCGGGGCCCCGTCTATGGTCTTTTCGTTTTCCACCTGAAGCCGAGGAACTACCTTTGCCGCGATGACCCTCTGCCGAACGACGACCTTCATGGCTTCGGCCCCCGCCTCCTCCGCCAGGAGAGCGGCGCCTTTTGTTGTTTCCATGAGACCGTCCACCAGGACCGCCTTGTGAAGAGCGGGCTCTCTCTGGAGGAAAATCACGAGGAAAAGGCTTGTGATCGGTGATAATTTCGCCATCTTCAAGCCAGCCGATGGCAACTTTATGCTCTAGGTAGTTTTCGATTCGGTTAAGAGCTTCCACATCGCGATCACCCACTAGGCTCCATGCCAGACCTTTTTCGCCGGCTCTTCCCGTGCGACCAATTCGGTGTACGTAATTTTCAGGGTCATCTGGAAGCTCATAGTTAATCACCATATCCACGCCCTTGATATCAAGGCCGCGGGCTGCCACATCTGTGGCCACCAGCACGGTTCGCTCATTGGCCGATCGAAACTGAGCCATCACTCGATTTCTTTGGGCCTGCGTGAGTAGGCTTGAAATCCCCACTGCCGCATAACCATTTTGATTGAGAAACTTAGCTATTCGCTCCACATTGCGCTTAAAATTACTAAACACAATAGCCTGTTGAGGATTGTGCTTTTTTAGAAGTGACAACAAATAGCCGGGCTTTTCATCAAAGCCCACGTGAAAAATTTCATCTGCCACGTTTTCAGCTTTGGCCTGATCTTTACTGACGTTGATCTCAACAGGTTGGGCGCCATATTCGTAAGCCACATTCAACACATCAAAGTTTAATGTGGCACTAAACACCAGGAACTGCCGATCTTGAGAAATACGATTTAAGATGTATTTCATGTCATCTTTGAATCCCATGTCGAACATTCGATCCGCTTCATCAAAAATAACCGCGCGCACCTGTTTAAGATCCACCACATGTTCTTTGTATAAATCAATCAAGCGCCCCGGTGTGGCCACAACAAACTGCACTCCACCCTCAAGGGCGTCTTTTTGCTTGTCGTAAGAAGTGCCCCCATAAATGACGGCTCCCTTTAATCCAGCTTCACCACCTAAACTTTTCACGTTTTGGTAAACCTGTTCGGCCAGCTCCCTCGTGGGCACCAACACCAAAATAAAATTGGTCGGCAACCAGTTTTCAAAAATCGGGCGCGTCTTTTTAGGCTCACCCTCGCTGGGTTTGTAATCCGGATTGGCCGCATCCACAGACCGCATGATTCTGTCCATTAGGGG
Proteins encoded:
- a CDS encoding DEAD/DEAH box helicase translates to MKFEELDLHPAVAAGIAKNSFEECTPIQEAAIPVILEGKDVAGLAQTGTGKTAAFLLPLMDRIMRSVDAANPDYKPSEGEPKKTRPIFENWLPTNFILVLVPTRELAEQVYQNVKSLGGEAGLKGAVIYGGTSYDKQKDALEGGVQFVVATPGRLIDLYKEHVVDLKQVRAVIFDEADRMFDMGFKDDMKYILNRISQDRQFLVFSATLNFDVLNVAYEYGAQPVEINVSKDQAKAENVADEIFHVGFDEKPGYLLSLLKKHNPQQAIVFSNFKRNVERIAKFLNQNGYAAVGISSLLTQAQRNRVMAQFRSANERTVLVATDVAARGLDIKGVDMVINYELPDDPENYVHRIGRTGRAGEKGLAWSLVGDRDVEALNRIENYLEHKVAIGWLEDGEIITDHKPFPRDFPPERARSSQGGPGGRSHGNNKRRRSPGGGGGGRSHEGRRSAEGHRGKGSSSASGGKRKDHRRGPGRNNEEAGEQQQTQGSGTHRDRRTGRHKNAQGQEGRRGELSKKRRSQRRPNQRPTGPNGSQRKPKDQATTPKTKAATAAKSNGNLGQKITGFIKKIFS